The Anopheles merus strain MAF chromosome 2L, AmerM5.1, whole genome shotgun sequence genome has a segment encoding these proteins:
- the LOC121594811 gene encoding 60S ribosomal protein L28, which translates to MASSHLNWLIVRDHNAFLLKRRDIRKPFSTEPGNLTNLSSFRYSGLVHHKTITITPAEKKGVNFVYNRKKVLNKPAKAPVKVTLKQGPRRTLKKIANMMKANRYRADLRGAALRRASAILRSQRPTKTRKGKAGAAPAAATTAAAGTAAAAAPKKAE; encoded by the exons ATGGCATCGTCCCATCTGAACTGGTTGATCGTGCGCGATCACAACGCGTTCCTGCTGAAGCGGAGGGACATCCGGAAGCCGTTCAGCACG GAGCCCGGAAACCTGACCAACTTGAGCTCGTTCCGATACAGTGGGCTGGTCCACCACAAGACCATCACGATTACGCCGGCTGAGAAGAAGGGCGTCAACTTCGTGTACAATCGCAAGAAGGTCTTG AACAAGCCAGCCAAGGCGCCAGTCAAGGTCACGCTGAAGCAGGGACCGCGTCGTACGCTGAAGAAGATTGCCAACATGATGAAGGCCAACCGGTACCGTGCGGATCTGCGCGGAGCCGCCCTTCGCCGTGCCAGCGCCATCCTTCGCTCGCAGCGCCCCACCAAGACCCGAAAGGGTAAGGCTGGAGCTGCGCCGGCAGCAGCCACCACTGCTGCCGCCGGTACCGCCGCGGCTGCCGCTCCCAAGAAGGCCGAGTAA
- the LOC121594816 gene encoding transcription elongation factor SPT4, translated as MAFEAIPKDLRALRACLVCSMIKSFDQFETDGCDNCEDFLRMKNNREQVYDCTSNNFDGMIAVMSPDDSWVCKWQRISRFTKGIYAISVSGRLPNSIIREMKNRGIPYRPRDTSQR; from the exons ATGGCTTTCGAAGCAATTCCAAAAGATCTGCGCGCTTTGCGAGCATGTCTGGTGTGTTCCATGATCAAG TCATTCGATCAGTTCGAAACGGACGGCTGCGATAACTGCGAGGACTTTCTGCGGATGAAAAACAACCGCGAACAGGTGTACGATTGCACCAGCAACAATTTCGATGG AATGATCGCGGTCATGAGTCCGGATGATAGCTGGGTTTGCAAATGGCAAAGAATAA GTCGTTTCACAAAGGGCATCTATGCGATTTCCGTCTCGGGACGACTACCCAACAGCATCATCAGGGAGATGAAAAACCGTGGCATACCGTATCGTCCCCGTGACACGAGCCAACGATAG
- the LOC121594806 gene encoding THO complex subunit 6 produces the protein MIDISRCYYTTIHSQTLSTDGRFLFCGSNFGEIFLYSVERITSCNAADSPPLEVEQLPTVPLQTLSVTDRCPIYSLSFHKDFLIVGLNGEICGFQWSSKAGTIGKKAWTVKLPAPPESADMSEVNYMWLNAKDDMLYAGCGDNVLYGVSLEDGKVCREFHGHTDYIHCVSGCVGKLATASEDGSVLLWDSRQKTSYAKIEPHTKPALQRSEFGRWQGTVAMTEDWLVCGGGPRFSLWHLRSLDCTADFDFPDRVHVSGFVDDLIYAGGDCRKFYQYNFNGDVTAEIPTSGSSVYSVALQTEPYRFLSIAGASAQIDVCTNFSYRDIILNTYVKR, from the exons ATGATCGACATCAGTCGCTGCTACTACACGACGATACACTCGCAAACACTATCGACCGATGGCCGGTTCCTGTTTTGTGGAAGCAATTTCGGGGAAATATTTTTGTACAG TGTGGAACGAATAACTTCCTGCAATGCGGCGGATTCGCCCCCGCTGGAAGTGGAGCAACTGCCCACCGTTCCCCTGCAGACGCTCTCGGTTACGGACCGCTGTCCCATCTACAGCCTGTCGTTCCACAAGGACTTCCTGATCGTGGGATTGAACGGGGAGATATGCGGTTTCCAGTGGTCGAGCAAAGCCGGCACGATTGGCAAGAAGGCTTGGACGGTAAAGCTGCCAGCCCCACCCGAGAGCGCGGACATGAGCGAAGTCAACTACATGTGGCTGAACGCAAAGGACGACATGCTGTACGCCGGGTGTGGTGATAATGTGCTGTACGGAGTGTCCCTGGAGGACGGGAAAGTTTGCCGAGAGTTCCATGGCCACACGGACTACATTCACTGCGTCAGTGGATG TGTGGGCAAGCTGGCAACTGCTTCCGAGGATGGGTCCGTGCTGCTGTGGGACAGCCGGCAGAAAACGTCGTACGCCAAGATTGAACCCCACACCAAGCCAGCGCTACAGCGGTCCGAGTTTGGCCGTTGGCAGGGCACGGTAGCCATGACCGAGGACTGGCTGGTGTGTGGCGGTGGTCCGCGGTTCTCCCTCTGGCATCTGCGATCGCTCGACTGTACGGCCGATTTCGATTTCCCCGATCGCGTGCACGTGTCCGGGTTCGTGGACGATCTTATCTACGCCGGTGGTGACTGCCGGAAGTTCTACCAGTACAACTTTAACGGTGATGTGACGGCCGAAATACCCACCTCCGGCTCGTCCGTCTACAGTGTAGCGCTACAGACGGAACCGTACCGATTCTTGTCGATTGCCGGCGCCTCCGCACAGATCGATGTGTGCACCAACTTTTCCTATCGTGATATCATTCTTAACACGTACGTGAAACGGTAA
- the LOC121594813 gene encoding nuclear envelope phosphatase-regulatory subunit 1 homolog, with the protein MSPSETCEDLKAFERRLTEVIACLQPPTLRWRLLLGVTALVTCVSAFYWLTDPRTSVVPLVDSLLNHGIFTISTLFLLVLFMFGIHKLVIAPQIITSRTRNVLAEFNMSCDETGKLIVRPRPTNNSRYMDMS; encoded by the exons ATGTCCCCGTCGGAAACGTGTGAGG ACCTGAAAGCATTTGAACGACGGCTGACGGAAGTGATTGCCTGTCTGCAGCCGCCGACCCTACGATGGAGGT TGCTGCTCGGTGTCACCGCGTTAGTGACCTGCGTCAGCGCATTTTACTGGCTAACGGACCCGCGGACCTCCGTCGTGCCGCTGGTGGATTCGCTGCTGAACCATGgcatttttaccatttcaaCCCTCTTCCTGT TGGTTCTGTTCATGTTCGGTATCCATAAGCTGGTGATTGCGCCGCAGATCATCACATCACGCACGAGGAACGTACTGGCCGAGTTTAACATGTCCTGCGACGAAACGGGCAAGCTGATCGTGCGTCCCAGACCGACCAACAACTCTCGCTACATGGATATGAGTTAA